The window TCGCGGGCGACGGGGGTGCCCGTCCAGCGGCCGCGCAGGGCGATCAGTACGGCCATGGCGATCGCGAGGAGCAGCAGCGAGACGGAGGTGGCTGCCTCGGGCTGGTCCTGGAGCAGCAGGTACACCTGGAGCGGCAGGGTCTGCGTGGTGCCCGGCAGGTTGCCGGCGAAGGTGATGGTGGCGCCGAACTCGCCCAGCGCGCGGGCCCAGGTGAGTGCCGCGCCGGCGATCAGGCCGGGGGCCACCATGGGCAGGGTGACGGTGAAGAACACCCGGACCGGCGAGGCGCCGAGCGAGGCGGCGGTCTCCTCGTAGCTCTGCTTGAGCCCGCCGAGGGCGCCTTCCAGGCTGATGACCAGGAACGGCATGGCGACGAAGGTGGCCGCGACGACGGCGCCCGACGTGTGGAACGGCAGCGTGATCCCGAAGGTCTCCTCCAGCCAGGGCCCGAGCAGCCCGCGCCGGCCGAAGCCGAGGAGCAGGGCGACACCGCCGACGGTCGGCGGCAGCACCATCGGGAGCAGCACGAGGGAGCGGACCAGAGCCTTCCCCTTGAACGGGACCCGGGCCAGCAGCCAGGCGAGCGGGACGCCGAGGAGGAGCGAGAGGGCGAGGGCCCAGAGGGACACGAGGAGCGAGAGCTTCAGGGCCTCGACCACGCCGGGGCTGCCGAGGTGGGCGCCGAGGTCGCCCCATTGCGTGCGGACGAGGATGCCGATGAGCGGCAGCAGCAGGAACGCGACGGCGAGCAGCGCGGGCAGTGCCAGGGTCAACGGGGGCCGGGTGCGGGTGTGGAGTCTGCTCATGAGGGTTCCTGGCCTGGGGGGCGGTGGCTGCGGGGGAAGCGTATGCGGCGGCAGGCCGGTCGGGCGGGCCGGGCCGATCCGGGCGCTCGCGGCGGCGCCCGTGGCGGCGCCGTACGGGCACTGGTACGGGCACGCGTACGAGCCGACGCAGGGACTCGTCGTACGGCCTTGTCCTACGGGCTTGTCGTACGGGCCGCCGCACGCGCCTGGCGTACGGCCTTGTCGTGCGGCCTTGTCGTGCGGGCTCGTCGTACGGGGCGGCGCGCGCGGACACGCCGAGAGGGGCTGCCTGTCCCCCCGAACCAGGCAGCCCCTCTCGGCGTCCGGACGCCGGCGGCGCCTACGCCTTCTGGAAGCCCGCGTCCTGGAGGATCTTCTGCGCCTCCGGGGTGCTCAGCCAGGCCACGAACGCGGCCGCGGCCTCGGCGTTCTTGGACTGCTTCAGCGTGGCGGCCGGGTAGGAGGCCACGGCGTTCTGGTCGTCCGGGATCTCCACCGCGACGACCTTGTCACCGGACTTGGCGGAGTCGGTCTTGTAGACGAGACCGGCGTCGGCCTCGCCCAGCTCGACCTTGCTCAGCACGGCGCGGACGTTGGGCTCCTGGGAGACCGGCTTCACCTCGATCTTCTGGGCGTCGAGGATCTGCTTGCTGTAGCGGCCGACCGGGACCTCGGGCGCGGCGAGCACGACCTTGAGCTTGGTGTCGGCGAGGTCCTTGAGCTCGTCGATCTTGAACGGGTTGCCCTTGCCGGCCGCGATGACCAGGCGGTTCTTCGCGATGACCGTGGCGTCGCCGGTCTCGGCCTTCAGCCCGTCCATGGTCTTCGTGTCGGCGGTGACCAGCGCGTCGGCCGGGGCGCCCTGCTTGACCTGCGCCGCGAGCTCCTGCGAACCGGCGAAGGAGAAGGTGATCTTCGTGCCCGGGTGGGCCTTCTCGTACGCCGCACCCGCGGTCTTGAAGACGTCGGTGAGGGAGGAGGCGGCGAGGACGGTGAGGTTCGCGGCCTTGTGCTCGGCGGAGGCCGATGCGGAGCCGGGCGTGGAGCCTGCGGCCGGCTTCTCGTCACCCTTGCCGCAGGCGGCCAGCGGCACGAGCAGGGCGGCGGTCAGCGCGGCGGTCGCGGCACGGCGGCGGGTCAGGGACAGGGGCAGGGACATGAGCGGACGCTCCTCGGTCGGGTCGGCGGTCGGCGGGTGCCGGGTCCGCGCGGTGGTGACCCGCGCCGGTGACGGGCGGAGCGGGTGGGGATGTAGGTGATGCCGAGCGGGTGGTGCGGGGGCGCGGGGGCCACGGGGGCCGGGGGACGGCGGGCGGGGCCGTCCGGGTTCAGGTGCGGTCGATGTGCACGCTGGTGGACTTCACGCGGGCGGTGGCCTGCATCCCGACCTCCAGCCCGAGCTCTTCCACGGCCTCACGGGTGAGCAGGGAGACCAGACGGTGGGGGCCTGCCTGGATCTCTACCTGGGCGGCCACGTCGCCGAGCTTCACGGCTGTGACGATGCCGGGAAAGGCGTTGCGGGCCGAGGTGTACGGCTCTCCGTCCTCGGTGTGGGCGCCCTGGCCCACCTCGACGGAGAAGGCGGCCAGGTCACGGCCGTTGATCAGGCGTCGGCCGCCTTCGTCGCGATGGGTCACGACCCGGCCGGCGTCGGCCCAGCGGCGCGCGGTGTCCGGGCTGACGCCCAGCAGACGCGCCGCCTGTCCGATGGTGTAGGACTGCATGTGCGACAAGGTAGGGGTACGTGTGGCGCATTTGCAATTCTTTTGGGATGATCTCCATGGCAGATGCCATGCCTGTTGGTGTATCTGCCAAAAGTCATTCCGTTCTGCCGGGCCCGGCTCGCTAGAGTCGGGGCATGGCTGATGAGGTAACGGGAACGGAAACGGGCACGGTGCGGGTCGATGCGTGGATCTGGTCCGTGCGCCTGACCAAGACCCGCTCGATCGCGGCGACCGCCTGCCGGGCGGGCCATGTGAAGGTCAACGGGGAACGCGCCAAGCCGGCGCAGACGATCCGTGCGGGTGACGAGGTGCGGCTCTTCCATGCGGGGCGCGAGCGGATCGTCGTGGTCAAGCGGCCCGTGTCCAAGCGGGTGGGCGCGCCGGTCGCCGCGGAGTGCCTGATCGACAACAGCCCGCCGCCGCCGACCCCGGTGGAGGCCGCCGTCGTCGGCATCCGCGACCGCGGCGCGGGCCGCCCGACGAAGCGCGAACGCCGGGAGATCGAAAGCCTCCGCGGCCGCCAGTAGCCTCCGGCGGTGCGGGGTGCGGGGTGCGGGGTGCGGGGTGCGGGGTGCGGGTACGGGTACGGAACGCCGGCGACCCCCGTTCCTCGTCGGCCCGGCCCGGCCCGGCCCGGCCCGGTCTGGTCTGGTACCCGGGCGCCGCGCTCGGTCAGGACTTGCGGTACGTGTAGGCGTCCGCGGCGGTTGATTCGACCGTTGCCAGAGGGGCGCCCGCGGAGGCGGAGACCACTGCCGCCACCGCGCCCTCCAGGAACGGCGCGTCCACCAGGCGGGAGCCCGCCGGTAGTTCGTCCTCCAGCAGCAGGCTCTTCACCGTCAGGACCGAGCTGCCCAGGTCCGCCAGCAGGGCGATCCCGGCGCCCTGGTCCACCTCCCGCGCGGCCGCGACGATCCGCTCCGCGCTCGTGCCGAGCCCGCCGACGGCCGTTCCGCCCGCCGCGGCCACCGGGGCCACGGGGCCGCCCGCCGCCAGGCCGCGGGCCAGTTCCGCCACCGACTCGGCCACCGCCGCGCTGTGCGAGACCAGCACGATGCCGACCAGGCCGCCGCCGTCCGTCATCGCACCCCGTCCGTCGCGTCGGTGCCGTCCGCCGCGCCGGCCACGTCGGCCAGGGCCCCCAGCAACAGCGCCGACGAGGTCGCGCCCGGATCCTGGTGCCCGATGCTCCGCTCGCCCAGGTAGCTGGCCCGCCCCTTGCGCGCCTGCATCGGCACCGTCGCCAGCGCCCCGTTCTCCGCCGCGTCCCCGGCCGCCCGGTACGACGTACTCAGCGTGGCCACCCCCGGCACCAGCGCGTCCAGCATCGTCTTGTCACCCGGCGCCGCCCCGCCCAGTTGCGCCACCGCGTCCACCCCCGCGAGCAGGGCTTCGCGCAGCTCCGCGTCGGAGACCTCGGCGGCCTCGCCGAGGGACTTGCCGGTGCGCCGCAGCAGCGTCCCGTACAGCGGTCCGGAGGCGCCGCCCACCGTCGAGATCAGAGTCCTTCCCGCCAGCTGAAGCACCTCGCCCGGCGCCGCCGGGGCCTGCTCCTCCAGGGCCGCGCGCACCGCCGTGAATCCCCGTAGCAGGTTGCTCCCGTGGTCGGCGTCCCCGATGGGGGAGTCGAGCTCGGTCAGTCGGTCCGCCTCGCGCTCCACCGCGGCCGCCGCGGCCGTCATCCAGCGCCGGAAGAAGTCTGCGTCACGCATCGGATCTCCTCGCCTCGCCCCGTCCGGCCGGTCCCACCGACACCCTACGTTCAGCGGCCCCAACGCAGCGCCGCCGTCTGCACGGGCGCGTCCCACAGCCGCAGCACCTCCTCGTCGGCCCGGCACAACGTCACCGAACACCCCGCCATGTCCAGCGACGTGACGTAGTTTCCGACCAGCGCCCGCGCCACCGGCACACCGCGCGCGGCCAGCACCCGCGCCACCTCCGCGTGGAACCCGTACAGCTCCAGCAGCGGGGTCGCCCCCATCCCGTTGACCAGCGCCAGCACCGGCCCGTCGGCCGGACCGACCTCGGCCAGCTCCTCCAGTACGGCGCCCACCGCGACCTCCGCGATCTCCCGCGCCGACATCATCGCGCGCCGCTCCCGGCCCGGTTCGCCGTGGATCCCGATGCCCAACTCCAGCTCCCCGTCCGGGAGGTCGAAGGTCGGGCTGCCCTTCGCGGGAGTGGTGCAGGCGCTCAACGCCACCCCGAAGCTCCGCGAGGACGCGTCGACCTGCCGGGCGAGCGCAGCGACCTGCTCCAGCGGCGCCCCCTCCTCGGCGGCCGCCCCGGCGATCTTCTCGACGAAGAGGGTGGCCCCGGTGCCGCGCCGCCCGGCGGTGAACAGGCTGTCGGTCACCGCGACGTCGTCGTCGACCAGCACGCGCTCGACCCGCAGGCCGTCCTCCTCGGCGAGCTCGGCGGCCATCTCGAAGTTCAGGACGTCGCCGGTGTAGTTCTTGACGACGAACAGCACCCCTTGACCGGAGTCCACGGCCCCCGCCGCCCGCACCATCTGGTCGGGCACCGGTGAGGTGAACACCTCACCGGGACACGCCGCCGACAGCATCCCGTACCCCACGAACCCGGCGTGCAGCGGCTCGTGCCCGGACCCGCCCCCGGACACCACCCCGACCCGTCCGCTGTCCCGCACGTCCCGCCGTACGACGACCCGCCGCTCCACGTCGACGTCCAGCTCGGGATGAGCGGCCGCCATCCCGCGCAGGGCGTCGGCCACCACGGTCTGCGGACTGTTGATCAGCATCCTCATGCGTATCTCCCGGTGAGATTGACGGGCGACTCTCTGAGCAGTGTTTTTGCAGGTCAGATCGCTCAGATCGCGATATTGACCTTGGTGGTCCGCGGCGCCTTTCGCGGATCGCGGCGCCGGGTTCGGCCGGTGAGCCGAAACGGTGCAGTTCACCGCGACGCCGTCGCCTGGGGCCGGCCGATGCTGAGGGCCAGGAGAGCCTGGTCGTCGTCCTCCGAAGTGGCGGCCCAGCGGGTGACATCCTGCCGGACGAAGGACACGACGGCTTCCGGGTGGGGTGAGGGGGCGTCGCGGAAGCGTTCTGCGAGGCGTTCGAGGATCGGGTAGAACACGCCATGCTCGTTGCGGGCCTCGCTGAACCCGTCGGTGTAGGCGAGGAGCACCTGGCCCACGCGCAGTGGATGCACGGTGGTCACGGCGGATGCGCCGGCCAGCGCTCCAAGGCCCAGCGGCAGATCGGGTGAGGTCTCGAGCCGGTACGCCCCGTGGGAGCCCACGACGATGGGCGAGGGGTGACCGCGGTCGACGATGTGCACCTCGCAGCTGTCCGGTGGGATCTGCATGACCAGGGCGGTGACGAACAGTTCGGCGTCCGTCTCGCCGTTCCCGCCGACGGTTGGCCCGTTGCGGGCCATGCTGAGCTCCAGGCGGTCGGCGAGCGAGCCGAGGTCCTGCCACTCGTGGGCCGAGACGCGGAAACTCCCCAGTACCGCCGCCACGGTCTGTACCGCGCCCAGACCCTTTCCCCGCACGTCGCCGATGACGGCCCGGACCCCGAACGGGGTGGCGTACACGTCGTACAGGTCACCGCCCACGAGCGTGCCTCCTTCGCCCGCCGAGTAGAACGCGGCGGCGGCCACCAGCCCGATGCGCTGCGGCACCGGCCTCAGCATGGTCCGCTGCACAGCCTCGGCGACCGAGTCCGCACGCACCAGATTCCGGTCGGCACGTTCGCGTTGTGAGGCGAGCATGGTGCTGACGATGCCGATGAGCACGGAGGCGCCGTACAGCGCCACGTGGTGCTGCTCACCGACGTGCCCCGGCCGCAGGGACGCCATGAACACCTGAAGCCCCACACAGACAACGGCGGACAGAGCGGTGATGCGCGGTCCGCGCGTCACGGCGACCAGCGGCGGAACACCCGTCAGGAGGAAACTCACCGGCTCCCGCCCGTTCAGGGCCCACGCCGCGAGCAGGTCTGCACTGACCGCGACAAGGGGCAGCCACCACAGCCATCCCCGACGCGAAGACGGTGCACGCCAGCCCGACCCGATGCTGCGAGACATTCAGGCACTATATGAGGAGGTGTCCGTCCAAGGCGGAAACGACGCAGCCGGGCCCCGTTGTCTGCGGTCGCCCTGCGTCGAGTCGCACCAGTGGGTGGGACACCGAGGGGGCTCCGGTTAGGGTCGCTGCAGCCCGTGCCGAGATGGCATGCGCAGGTCAGGCCCGGTGTCCATCCGTTGGGGCAGTATCGCCGGGCCGACCCCCTGAGGAACAGGACCACGCCGTGACCAACGCCCTTACCCGTCTTCTCGAAATCGCCCCGGCGCCGAGCCGGCCCCGCCACAAGGATTGGGGCGAAGTCGAACGTACCCTCGCGGTCAAGCTTCCCGACGACTACAAGGAGCTCATCGGCGTCTATGGAGGAAGTGACTGGGACGACTACCTCTATGTCCTGGAACCCGACTGCCCCAACAAGCACTACGACCTCCTCAAGTGGGCCAAGTACCAGTTCGAAGACCTGGAAGGCTTGTGGGAAGTCGAGAAGAAGCCGGCAGAACTGGAGACCGAGGGATCCGTGGTCATCCCGTGGGCGACCACGGACAACGGAGAATGCCTGTACTGGCTCGTTCTTCCGGGCGTTGAGCCGAACGAATGGACCGTCATGGTGAACGAGGCGAGGGGCCCCCGATGGGAACATTACTCCATGTCGTGCACGCAATTCCTCGCGTCCGCCCTCACCGGAGAGCTGCAGTCGAACATCCTCTGGTCACAGTTTCCCCTGGCCACCCATCAATTCAGCCGCCTCGGTCCGGTGTGACGATGCGGCGCTCTGCCGACCCCAACGGTCAGGGCGCGGGGCCGATCGCGTCCGACTGCTGACGCCGCGTCGCGCCGGGCGGGTCTCCGAACGGTTCCCGCGGTCGGACCTGCGTGCCAAGGGTGAAGCGGGGCAGACGACTGCAACCCCGTGCAGCCCATCCCGGAGGCCTGTCGATGTCCTGTGTGTCCGTGTCCGCCCTGCTCGTTGCCCGCCTCGACGCACCGGGCGGCCGTGTGCCGCTCCTCGCCCGTGTCTCGTACGACGACGAGGACCCGTACGTGGTCCAGGCCGCGTTCCTCGACGGCCCCACCGTCCTGGCCCGTTGGAACTTCGACCGGCAGATGCTCGCCGAGGGACTCCACCGCCCGGTGGGCGAGGGGGACGTCGCCTTCAGCCCCCACAGGGCGGCCGGTGGTGACGAGCTCCGCGTCGCTCTGCGAAGGCCCGGCGCCGAGGGGCAAGGAAGCGCCGACGCCGTCCTCTTCGTGGAGGCCCGCGCGCTCACCGGCTTTCTGGAGCAGACGTACGCCGTCACGGGCGCGGGGGAGGAGTTCCTCGACCTCGACAAGCTCCTCGACGAGCTCCTGGCCCGCTGAGACCCCTTCTCCGCCGCGCCTGCCCACAGACCCGCGGGCGCGGCTGCCGGCCCGGTCCGGGCCGGGCCGAGAAAGGGTGCGCGCCGACCGTTTGGGTCGACGGAGACCGGCCATAAGCGCGTCACGGGAGTCCGCGGCGGTGAGCGGCGCGGACTCCCGAGCGGACCCGGGCCGCGCGGTGGCATCCCCCCGCCATCGCGCGGCCCGGGCTCCTCCGTACCCCACCTCTCGGTCATGGTCGCCCGCAAAGCGGACGACGCCGGTCCCGGCACCCGTTCGGGTGCCGGGACCGGCGTCACGCTGCGTGGATGGCCGGCTTAGGCGGGGCGGCCGCCGAAGGGGGCGCCGGTGCCGTAGTACGTGCCCAGCTCTGCCCGGTAGCCGGCGTCACCGAGGTGCTTGTCCCGGTGGAACTCGGGGGCGGCCTTGATCTGTTCCTTGGTGCGGTCGACGAAGATCTTCCGCTCCTCCGGGTCGACCTTGACGACCGTGCTCGCCGGCAGCAGGACCTCCTTGCCGAAGATCCATACGCCGGTGTCCACGACCAGGTAGGCGTCACCGACCTCGTCGGAGTGCTTGTCGACCTTGCCGATGCTCCCGTCGGTCGCCTCGACCTTGTAACCGGTCAGGTCCGTACCGGCCAGGTGGCCTGCGGTCGGCTGGTAGCTCCACACATTCTCAGTCACGCGAAAAACAACTCCTCCGGTCAATGGGGGACGGCCGGGAATCGAATTCCCCGCCGATCCTCCTTGTTCCGTACGTCGCTCGCCTGCCCTGCCTCGACCGCCTCACACACCCGGATCGCATGCGGATCCGGGACATGAGTGGCGCGGGAGTGGACAGCCGCCTGGGTATGACACCCCTACCGAGCCGAGGCCATGGCAGCGACCGTGAGCCTGAGAGTGCCGAGCGTGCCGACACCGAGCCGAACGCCGTCGCGGGCCCGGACGAGCGGGTCGAGGAGCGTGCGCCGGATCGGCCCTCGGACCTGCCCGCACGTTCCTGGAGGGCGGTACTGCGCGGCACGGTCAAGGAGTTCCAGGACGACGAGCTGGCCGATCGCGCCGCCGCCCTGACCTACTACGGGGTGCTTGCGCTCTTCCCCGCCCTCCTGGTCCTCGTGTCCCTGCTGGGCCTGGCGGGTGAGTCGACGACCACGCGCCTGTTGGACGACCTGCAGCAGCTCACTCCCGGATCCGCCCGGGCCCTGATCAGGGACGCGGTCGAGCAGTTGCAGGGACACAGCGGTGTCGGTTCGCTGATGGCGGTCGTCGGTCTCGTCGTGGCGCTGTGGTCCGCCTCCGGCTACGTGGCCGCGTTCATCCGCTCCGCGAACGCCGTCTACGACATACCGGAGGGCCGCCCGGTGTGGAAGGTGCTGCCGCTGCGCCTGGCGCTCACCGTCACGCTGATGGTCCTCGCCTGTGCCGGCGCGCTGATCGTGGTCTTCACCGGCGCCGTGGCACGACGCGCGGGCACGGCCCTGGGGGTCGGCGACAGTGCCCTGACGGTGTGGTCGATCGCGAAATGGCCGGTCCTGGTGCTCCTCGTCACGATCATGATCGCGCTCCTCTACTGGGCGGCGCCGAACGCCAAGGGCCGCGGATTCAGGTGGGTGACGCCGGGCAGTCTCCTGGCCCTGTTGATCTGGATGATCGCCTCGGGCGGCTTCGCGTTCTACGTCGCGAACTTCGCTTCCTACAACAAGACGTACGGCACGGTCGCGGGCGTGATCGTCTTCTTGGTCTGGCTGTGGATCACCAACCTCGCCATCCTCCTCGGGCTCGAGTTCGACGCGGAACTGGTCCGCCGGCGGGCGATCGCCGGCGGGCTCCCCGAGGACGAGGAGCCCTACGTCCGGCCTCGCGACACCCGCGCGTGGAGCGACCGGGAACGCCGCAGCATGGAGCAGTGACCCGCGCGGGAGCAGCTGCTCGCGGCGTGGGCCGAGGTCAGGGACCGGTGTCCGCGAGGATCGCGCGGCGGGCCTCGATCGCGGCTGCGAGCAGGCTCTCGTCCAGCATCGTCTCGCCGTCCCGTGTGGCGTCGTTGACCGGTAGGCGGGTACGCCGGTCGATCAGCGCCGTGAGCGACGGCAGCGCGGGCCTCGCGTGCCGGCCCATGCGGGCGAGGCCCTCGGCGTAGTACTCGCCTATTCCGTAATTGCCGAGGTGCGGTGTCATGAGGGCGAGGAGACGGGG of the Streptomyces sp. NBC_01294 genome contains:
- the modA gene encoding molybdate ABC transporter substrate-binding protein; protein product: MSLPLSLTRRRAATAALTAALLVPLAACGKGDEKPAAGSTPGSASASAEHKAANLTVLAASSLTDVFKTAGAAYEKAHPGTKITFSFAGSQELAAQVKQGAPADALVTADTKTMDGLKAETGDATVIAKNRLVIAAGKGNPFKIDELKDLADTKLKVVLAAPEVPVGRYSKQILDAQKIEVKPVSQEPNVRAVLSKVELGEADAGLVYKTDSAKSGDKVVAVEIPDDQNAVASYPAATLKQSKNAEAAAAFVAWLSTPEAQKILQDAGFQKA
- a CDS encoding TOBE domain-containing protein, producing MQSYTIGQAARLLGVSPDTARRWADAGRVVTHRDEGGRRLINGRDLAAFSVEVGQGAHTEDGEPYTSARNAFPGIVTAVKLGDVAAQVEIQAGPHRLVSLLTREAVEELGLEVGMQATARVKSTSVHIDRT
- a CDS encoding RNA-binding S4 domain-containing protein → MADEVTGTETGTVRVDAWIWSVRLTKTRSIAATACRAGHVKVNGERAKPAQTIRAGDEVRLFHAGRERIVVVKRPVSKRVGAPVAAECLIDNSPPPPTPVEAAVVGIRDRGAGRPTKRERREIESLRGRQ
- a CDS encoding PTS-dependent dihydroxyacetone kinase phosphotransferase subunit DhaM, which encodes MTDGGGLVGIVLVSHSAAVAESVAELARGLAAGGPVAPVAAAGGTAVGGLGTSAERIVAAAREVDQGAGIALLADLGSSVLTVKSLLLEDELPAGSRLVDAPFLEGAVAAVVSASAGAPLATVESTAADAYTYRKS
- the dhaL gene encoding dihydroxyacetone kinase subunit DhaL encodes the protein MRDADFFRRWMTAAAAAVEREADRLTELDSPIGDADHGSNLLRGFTAVRAALEEQAPAAPGEVLQLAGRTLISTVGGASGPLYGTLLRRTGKSLGEAAEVSDAELREALLAGVDAVAQLGGAAPGDKTMLDALVPGVATLSTSYRAAGDAAENGALATVPMQARKGRASYLGERSIGHQDPGATSSALLLGALADVAGAADGTDATDGVR
- the dhaK gene encoding dihydroxyacetone kinase subunit DhaK, whose product is MRMLINSPQTVVADALRGMAAAHPELDVDVERRVVVRRDVRDSGRVGVVSGGGSGHEPLHAGFVGYGMLSAACPGEVFTSPVPDQMVRAAGAVDSGQGVLFVVKNYTGDVLNFEMAAELAEEDGLRVERVLVDDDVAVTDSLFTAGRRGTGATLFVEKIAGAAAEEGAPLEQVAALARQVDASSRSFGVALSACTTPAKGSPTFDLPDGELELGIGIHGEPGRERRAMMSAREIAEVAVGAVLEELAEVGPADGPVLALVNGMGATPLLELYGFHAEVARVLAARGVPVARALVGNYVTSLDMAGCSVTLCRADEEVLRLWDAPVQTAALRWGR
- a CDS encoding PP2C family protein-serine/threonine phosphatase translates to MSRSIGSGWRAPSSRRGWLWWLPLVAVSADLLAAWALNGREPVSFLLTGVPPLVAVTRGPRITALSAVVCVGLQVFMASLRPGHVGEQHHVALYGASVLIGIVSTMLASQRERADRNLVRADSVAEAVQRTMLRPVPQRIGLVAAAAFYSAGEGGTLVGGDLYDVYATPFGVRAVIGDVRGKGLGAVQTVAAVLGSFRVSAHEWQDLGSLADRLELSMARNGPTVGGNGETDAELFVTALVMQIPPDSCEVHIVDRGHPSPIVVGSHGAYRLETSPDLPLGLGALAGASAVTTVHPLRVGQVLLAYTDGFSEARNEHGVFYPILERLAERFRDAPSPHPEAVVSFVRQDVTRWAATSEDDDQALLALSIGRPQATASR
- a CDS encoding SMI1/KNR4 family protein — translated: MTNALTRLLEIAPAPSRPRHKDWGEVERTLAVKLPDDYKELIGVYGGSDWDDYLYVLEPDCPNKHYDLLKWAKYQFEDLEGLWEVEKKPAELETEGSVVIPWATTDNGECLYWLVLPGVEPNEWTVMVNEARGPRWEHYSMSCTQFLASALTGELQSNILWSQFPLATHQFSRLGPV
- a CDS encoding SsgA family sporulation/cell division regulator codes for the protein MSCVSVSALLVARLDAPGGRVPLLARVSYDDEDPYVVQAAFLDGPTVLARWNFDRQMLAEGLHRPVGEGDVAFSPHRAAGGDELRVALRRPGAEGQGSADAVLFVEARALTGFLEQTYAVTGAGEEFLDLDKLLDELLAR
- a CDS encoding PRC-barrel domain-containing protein, with the protein product MTENVWSYQPTAGHLAGTDLTGYKVEATDGSIGKVDKHSDEVGDAYLVVDTGVWIFGKEVLLPASTVVKVDPEERKIFVDRTKEQIKAAPEFHRDKHLGDAGYRAELGTYYGTGAPFGGRPA
- a CDS encoding YihY/virulence factor BrkB family protein, with the translated sequence MTPLPSRGHGSDREPESAERADTEPNAVAGPDERVEERAPDRPSDLPARSWRAVLRGTVKEFQDDELADRAAALTYYGVLALFPALLVLVSLLGLAGESTTTRLLDDLQQLTPGSARALIRDAVEQLQGHSGVGSLMAVVGLVVALWSASGYVAAFIRSANAVYDIPEGRPVWKVLPLRLALTVTLMVLACAGALIVVFTGAVARRAGTALGVGDSALTVWSIAKWPVLVLLVTIMIALLYWAAPNAKGRGFRWVTPGSLLALLIWMIASGGFAFYVANFASYNKTYGTVAGVIVFLVWLWITNLAILLGLEFDAELVRRRAIAGGLPEDEEPYVRPRDTRAWSDRERRSMEQ